A genome region from Mycobacterium florentinum includes the following:
- a CDS encoding cytochrome P450, producing MANPLPYYRTLRDDYPVYYMPQWDTFALSRFEDIWQVLEVNDGTFVASEGTLPPAAVLAKHNTGPVEDPPLHPLPFHAVFDTDLYGEIRRSHSAPLRPRSVAGLEARIRELANERLDLLLPQGSFDLTQDYGGIVAASMVCDLLGISTELAPQVLAAVNAGSLTAPGEGVDTAQARPNYLEYLIPVVRRRRADQSGGPLPVVDGLLGYRLPDGSALSDVEAATQMLCIFIGGTETVPKIAAHGLWELRRRPDQLAAVRADPAATVPVAREEMLRYCAPAQWFARTARRPFTIHGQAIEPGQRVITLLASANRDEREYPDPDEFIWDRPIARSLVFGRGQHFCVGYHLARLEVAVLVQEWLRRVPDFDIKGQDATRLPSSFQWGWNQIPVEV from the coding sequence ATGGCAAATCCGTTGCCGTACTACCGAACTCTGCGTGACGACTATCCGGTCTACTACATGCCGCAGTGGGATACCTTCGCGCTGTCCCGGTTCGAGGACATCTGGCAGGTTCTCGAGGTCAACGACGGAACCTTCGTCGCGTCGGAAGGAACCCTGCCCCCGGCGGCGGTGCTGGCCAAGCACAACACCGGGCCGGTCGAGGATCCGCCGTTGCATCCCTTGCCTTTTCACGCGGTGTTCGACACCGATCTCTACGGTGAGATCCGTCGTTCACACTCGGCGCCCTTGCGGCCGCGGTCGGTCGCCGGGCTGGAGGCCAGGATCCGAGAGCTGGCCAACGAGCGCCTCGACCTATTGCTGCCGCAGGGGTCATTCGATCTGACCCAGGACTACGGCGGCATCGTGGCGGCCTCGATGGTGTGTGACTTGCTGGGTATATCAACCGAACTCGCACCGCAGGTGTTGGCCGCCGTCAATGCCGGCAGCCTCACCGCGCCGGGTGAGGGAGTCGACACCGCGCAGGCCCGCCCCAATTACCTCGAATATCTGATTCCCGTGGTGCGGCGGCGCCGGGCCGACCAGTCCGGCGGCCCGCTTCCGGTGGTCGATGGGCTGCTGGGTTACCGGCTGCCCGACGGCAGTGCCCTGTCCGACGTCGAAGCCGCCACGCAGATGTTGTGCATCTTCATCGGGGGCACCGAGACCGTGCCCAAGATCGCCGCGCACGGGCTGTGGGAGCTGCGCCGGCGACCCGATCAGCTCGCCGCGGTGCGGGCCGACCCGGCCGCCACCGTGCCGGTGGCCCGGGAGGAGATGCTGCGGTACTGCGCGCCCGCGCAGTGGTTCGCCCGGACGGCGCGCCGGCCGTTCACCATTCACGGCCAGGCCATCGAGCCGGGCCAGCGGGTCATCACGCTGCTCGCCTCGGCCAATCGCGACGAACGCGAGTACCCCGACCCCGACGAGTTCATCTGGGATCGGCCCATCGCGCGTTCGCTGGTGTTCGGCCGGGGCCAGCACTTCTGCGTCGGCTATCACCTCGCCAGGCTGGAAGTGGCTGTGCTGGTACAGGAATGGCTGCGCAGGGTGCCCGACTTCGATATCAAGGGCCAGGACGCCACCCGCCTGCCGTCGAGCTTCCAGTGGGGATGGAACCAGATCCCGGTGGAGGTCTGA
- a CDS encoding CaiB/BaiF CoA transferase family protein, with the protein MPGPVEGLKVVELGVWVAGPAASGILADWGADVIKIEPPAGDPGRMFGRMLGCDLGVNPPFELDNRSKRSIVLDLTTDQGRDTAFELLDDADVFVTNVRPGALQRLGLDFESLSARYPRLVYGLITGYGRTGPDADRAAYDVAAFWSRAGVAHLLTRPGQTPPFQRGGMGDHSAGMTLAAAICAALLARERTGTGQLVTTSLYRQGAYTVSFDLNTYLLTGQPIAIGQRETMGNPCMNNYAAGDGRRFWIVGLEGDRHWPPLCRVVGRPEWLEDPRFRDAAARFVNGPELIAELDEIFATRSLDEWAQAFAAEPDFFWSPINSIEDVVADEQFHTAGGIVDVPDGDAGVGMVATPADFHGTPWAPRSPAPELGQHTDEILAELKARRRS; encoded by the coding sequence ATGCCAGGACCCGTGGAAGGCCTCAAAGTCGTCGAGCTCGGAGTGTGGGTGGCGGGTCCGGCGGCCAGCGGCATCCTGGCCGACTGGGGCGCGGACGTGATTAAGATCGAGCCGCCGGCCGGCGACCCGGGCCGCATGTTCGGCCGGATGCTGGGCTGCGACCTCGGGGTCAACCCGCCGTTCGAGCTGGACAACCGCTCCAAACGCAGCATCGTGTTGGACCTCACCACCGACCAGGGCCGGGACACCGCCTTCGAATTGCTGGATGACGCAGACGTTTTCGTGACCAACGTCCGGCCCGGCGCGTTGCAACGACTCGGCCTGGACTTCGAGTCGCTGTCCGCTCGCTACCCTCGGTTGGTCTACGGCCTGATCACCGGCTACGGCCGGACCGGCCCCGACGCCGACCGGGCCGCTTACGACGTGGCCGCGTTCTGGTCGCGCGCCGGGGTGGCCCACCTGCTCACCCGGCCCGGCCAGACGCCGCCGTTCCAGCGCGGCGGCATGGGCGACCACTCGGCCGGCATGACCCTGGCCGCGGCCATCTGCGCGGCGCTGCTGGCCCGCGAGCGCACCGGGACCGGTCAGCTGGTGACGACCTCGCTGTACCGCCAGGGCGCCTACACCGTCAGCTTCGACCTCAACACCTATCTGCTGACGGGCCAGCCGATCGCGATCGGCCAGCGCGAAACGATGGGCAACCCGTGCATGAACAACTACGCCGCCGGTGACGGGCGGCGCTTCTGGATCGTCGGCCTCGAAGGCGACCGGCACTGGCCGCCGCTGTGCCGGGTCGTCGGCCGCCCCGAATGGCTGGAGGACCCGCGCTTTCGCGACGCCGCCGCCCGCTTCGTCAACGGCCCGGAGCTGATCGCCGAATTGGACGAGATCTTCGCAACCCGCTCGCTCGACGAATGGGCGCAGGCCTTTGCCGCCGAACCCGACTTCTTCTGGTCGCCGATCAACTCGATCGAAGACGTCGTGGCCGATGAGCAGTTCCACACCGCGGGCGGCATCGTCGACGTCCCCGACGGCGACGCCGGCGTCGGGATGGTTGCCACCCCGGCGGATTTCCACGGAACACCGTGGGCGCCGCGCTCCCCGGCCCCGGAACTGGGGCAGCACACCGACGAGATTCTGGCCGAACTGAAGGCCCGCCGCCGCTCCTGA
- a CDS encoding winged helix-turn-helix transcriptional regulator yields MEFEKRLADRRLWSVGESCSMSKVLELLSTKTAFQVLRELFFGTARFEDFVERIGTSAPAVSRALKQLEAAQIVTRVPYQEPGSRARDEYRLTDAGEDLLPVFMALVQWGDTYLQNGPAPLSFVDTETGQTLGVRVTAETDAPKKRSSDIQICGIGAGRRR; encoded by the coding sequence ATGGAGTTCGAAAAGCGGCTGGCCGACCGCCGGCTTTGGTCCGTCGGCGAGTCCTGCTCGATGTCCAAGGTGCTCGAGCTGCTCAGCACCAAAACCGCGTTCCAGGTGCTGCGCGAATTGTTCTTCGGCACGGCTCGTTTCGAGGACTTCGTGGAGCGGATCGGGACGTCGGCACCGGCGGTGTCGCGGGCGCTCAAGCAGCTGGAGGCGGCGCAGATCGTCACCCGCGTCCCGTATCAGGAGCCCGGCAGTCGCGCCCGGGACGAATACCGGCTGACCGACGCCGGCGAGGACCTGTTGCCGGTGTTCATGGCGCTGGTGCAGTGGGGCGACACCTATCTGCAGAACGGCCCCGCGCCGCTGTCGTTCGTCGACACCGAGACCGGACAAACCCTCGGGGTCCGGGTGACCGCCGAAACCGACGCGCCCAAGAAACGTTCGTCGGACATCCAGATCTGCGGCATCGGCGCGGGACGCCGGCGCTAA
- a CDS encoding NmrA family NAD(P)-binding protein: MSNEKLFLITAPTGNTGAPTVEILREAGHRVRAFVHRIDGRSDALAALGAELVEGDLLDFRSVSAAMTGVDAAYFCYPIAPGTLLAATAIFAQAASEAGVDAVVNMSQISARRDAKSNAAQHHWIAERLLDRAAFKTTHLRPTFFAEWLKWQWQRNDNEGVLQLPFGDGRHAPISGSDQAAVIAAILANPAPHDRQVYPLVGDHELDHYGIANEIAETVGFPVRYEPVSIPAFAAGLTAAGFPEFFVQHISSVAQDYQDGIFAGENNLVEVIGGHKPMTVADYVNANRAEFDHDGRFVRRGQLKAS, from the coding sequence ATGTCGAACGAGAAGCTGTTTCTGATCACCGCGCCGACCGGCAACACCGGGGCGCCCACCGTCGAGATTCTGCGCGAAGCCGGCCACCGGGTCCGCGCCTTCGTGCACCGCATCGACGGCCGCTCCGACGCGCTGGCCGCTCTCGGCGCCGAGCTCGTCGAGGGCGACCTACTGGACTTCCGCTCCGTCAGCGCCGCCATGACCGGTGTCGACGCCGCCTACTTCTGCTATCCGATCGCTCCGGGCACGCTGCTGGCAGCCACGGCGATTTTCGCCCAGGCCGCCAGCGAGGCCGGGGTTGACGCGGTGGTCAACATGTCGCAGATATCCGCTCGCCGGGATGCGAAAAGCAATGCCGCCCAGCACCATTGGATCGCCGAACGGCTCCTGGACCGCGCCGCGTTCAAGACCACCCACCTGCGCCCTACCTTCTTCGCCGAGTGGCTGAAATGGCAGTGGCAGCGCAATGACAACGAAGGCGTACTACAGCTGCCCTTCGGCGACGGGCGGCACGCGCCGATTTCCGGGTCGGACCAGGCCGCAGTGATCGCCGCCATCCTGGCGAACCCCGCGCCGCACGACCGTCAGGTCTACCCGCTGGTCGGTGACCACGAGCTCGACCATTACGGGATCGCGAACGAAATCGCCGAGACGGTCGGCTTTCCGGTCCGCTATGAGCCGGTCTCGATCCCGGCCTTTGCGGCCGGGTTGACCGCTGCGGGCTTCCCGGAATTCTTCGTGCAGCACATCAGCAGCGTCGCCCAGGACTACCAGGACGGCATCTTCGCCGGCGAGAACAACCTGGTCGAGGTGATCGGGGGGCACAAGCCGATGACGGTGGCCGACTACGTCAACGCCAACCGCGCCGAGTTCGACCACGACGGCCGCTTCGTGCGACGGGGCCAGCTCAAAGCGAGCTGA
- a CDS encoding NIPSNAP family protein — protein sequence MKKYYGHTLLYLHETISLGSGSSDRFTEVFTDTYQPMMDALGARLFAMWESTPYNGHWPQVTVIWEIDGFADYARIGAAQARGGSHEAEAGKWSAFLSETGASGEGRIMYPGPSNKTLAQLREAKFSAPLVIQEIMQTKPGRQDDYIRELERLYVPWSERTGKRWLGSFTTTFRFNEVIHYWALDGGWECFANHYPSWKDSPPAEIVTWMSVAPALRDGWEDSILQALPPSPLQ from the coding sequence ATGAAGAAGTACTACGGCCACACCCTGCTCTACCTGCACGAGACGATCTCGTTGGGATCCGGTTCGAGCGACCGCTTCACCGAGGTTTTCACCGACACCTACCAGCCGATGATGGACGCGCTCGGCGCCCGGCTGTTCGCGATGTGGGAATCCACGCCGTACAACGGTCACTGGCCGCAGGTGACGGTCATCTGGGAGATCGACGGGTTCGCCGACTACGCGAGGATCGGGGCGGCCCAGGCCCGCGGCGGCAGTCATGAGGCCGAGGCCGGCAAGTGGTCGGCGTTTCTGTCCGAGACGGGCGCCTCGGGCGAGGGGCGCATCATGTACCCCGGGCCGAGCAACAAGACTCTGGCCCAGTTGCGCGAGGCCAAATTCAGCGCGCCGCTGGTGATTCAGGAGATCATGCAAACCAAGCCGGGACGCCAGGACGACTACATCCGCGAGCTGGAGCGGCTTTACGTCCCGTGGTCGGAGCGCACCGGGAAACGCTGGCTGGGTTCGTTCACCACCACGTTCCGCTTCAACGAGGTCATCCACTATTGGGCGCTGGACGGCGGCTGGGAATGTTTCGCCAACCACTACCCCTCGTGGAAGGACAGCCCGCCCGCCGAGATCGTCACCTGGATGAGCGTGGCGCCCGCATTGCGCGACGGCTGGGAAGACTCGATTCTGCAGGCCCTACCGCCCTCTCCGCTGCAGTGA